A single Ignavibacteriota bacterium DNA region contains:
- a CDS encoding UDP-2,3-diacylglucosamine diphosphatase has translation MSKTYFMSDAHLGLSAPDVEREKEQRLLSFFDFVMNDASQLFILGDLFDAWFEYKTVVPKGFHRTLTKLEDVARNQITVHYLAGNHDYWMGDSFRELGINVYHEEFETTIDGKRIFLHHGDGLAHNDNGYRILKKILRNPINIKLYKLLHPDLGLSLAKSSSKKSRSYTSAKHYGEEDGMMQFAQEKIKQGCDAVIMGHRHVPNFKQFGNGIYINLGDWITYFSYAVLENGIFELKRWND, from the coding sequence ATGTCGAAGACATATTTCATGTCTGATGCTCATCTCGGGTTGAGTGCGCCGGATGTTGAGCGGGAAAAAGAGCAACGCCTTCTTTCTTTTTTTGATTTTGTGATGAACGATGCAAGTCAACTCTTTATCCTCGGCGATTTATTCGATGCGTGGTTTGAATATAAAACGGTCGTTCCGAAGGGATTTCATCGTACGCTAACAAAGTTAGAAGACGTTGCGCGTAATCAAATTACTGTTCACTATCTTGCCGGCAACCATGATTACTGGATGGGAGATTCATTCCGGGAACTCGGCATCAATGTTTATCATGAAGAATTTGAAACGACAATTGACGGGAAACGAATTTTTCTTCATCACGGCGATGGACTTGCACATAACGACAATGGCTATCGAATATTGAAAAAGATTCTTCGTAATCCCATCAATATTAAACTGTATAAACTTCTTCATCCCGACCTCGGGCTTTCGCTTGCGAAATCATCTTCAAAGAAAAGCCGGAGTTACACTTCCGCAAAACATTATGGCGAAGAAGACGGTATGATGCAATTCGCACAAGAAAAAATTAAACAAGGATGTGATGCCGTGATTATGGGACATCGTCACGTACCGAACTTCAAACAATTCGGAAATGGAATCTATATTAATCTTGGTGATTGGATTACGTATTTTTCCTATGCTGTACTGGAAAACGGAATTTTTGAATTGAAACGCTGGAACGATTGA
- a CDS encoding MFS transporter — MTETNPDVVRSLPNVEARRGMQVFAWSLFDFANTAFYVLILVISYPLYFKEVVVRESQYADFLWGLTFSISMAIVAFISPILGAAADRGVSKKTFLFLFTALCIVSTSFLFFVDAGAIALGMFLLVLANIGFEAGLVFYDAFLPELSRPHELGKISGYGFAMGYVGSLVTLIVSFPLLSGGFVASNLMNVRSSFLLAAGMFFLFAIPLFVFVREKSGRERFHFGFVSLGFRQVGQTLKEISRYKNVGRFLLSYFIYFDAINTIIIFSSIFARQSLHMDLSEIVIFFSLVQTSAIIGSYSFGILADRIGQKRGLNFTLLLWLFVLVAAFFTEEKMMFFGVGAAAGVALGSSQSTSRSLMSVIIPPEKRTEFFGFYSFFGKASAILGPALFGYISSVMNQRAALVAIGVLLIIGFLLLQRVQEEPYAKELSLS, encoded by the coding sequence ATGACGGAGACGAATCCGGACGTAGTGCGCTCGCTTCCGAATGTCGAAGCACGTCGCGGAATGCAAGTGTTCGCATGGTCTCTTTTTGATTTTGCCAACACGGCGTTTTACGTTCTCATTCTTGTCATCAGTTATCCACTCTATTTCAAAGAGGTTGTTGTTCGGGAGTCTCAGTACGCAGACTTTCTCTGGGGATTGACATTCAGTATTTCAATGGCAATTGTCGCGTTCATTTCTCCCATACTTGGCGCGGCGGCAGACCGAGGTGTTTCCAAGAAAACATTTCTTTTCCTTTTCACTGCATTGTGTATCGTTTCAACGTCGTTCCTTTTTTTTGTTGATGCAGGAGCAATTGCCCTTGGAATGTTCCTGCTCGTTCTTGCAAACATCGGTTTTGAGGCAGGTTTGGTTTTTTATGATGCGTTTCTCCCGGAACTTTCCCGACCGCATGAACTCGGAAAAATTTCCGGCTATGGATTTGCGATGGGATATGTCGGTTCGTTAGTGACGCTTATCGTTTCCTTCCCATTGCTGAGCGGCGGGTTTGTCGCTTCAAATCTGATGAACGTGCGAAGCAGTTTCCTTCTTGCGGCAGGGATGTTTTTTTTGTTTGCAATTCCGCTTTTTGTTTTTGTTCGAGAGAAGTCGGGGCGTGAACGGTTTCATTTCGGATTTGTCTCGCTCGGTTTCAGACAAGTCGGACAAACGTTGAAGGAAATTTCCCGTTACAAAAATGTCGGGCGGTTTTTACTTTCGTATTTTATTTATTTCGATGCTATCAATACGATAATTATTTTTTCCTCAATTTTTGCAAGACAATCATTGCACATGGATTTGAGTGAAATAGTGATTTTCTTTTCGTTAGTTCAAACTTCAGCAATCATCGGTTCCTATTCTTTCGGAATTCTCGCCGACCGAATCGGGCAGAAACGCGGGCTTAACTTCACGTTGCTTCTTTGGTTGTTCGTGTTGGTAGCCGCGTTTTTCACGGAAGAGAAAATGATGTTCTTCGGAGTGGGAGCGGCGGCGGGAGTTGCGCTCGGTTCCTCGCAATCAACGAGCCGAAGTCTCATGTCCGTTATTATCCCGCCGGAAAAGAGAACGGAATTTTTCGGGTTTTATTCGTTTTTTGGGAAAGCATCGGCAATTTTGGGTCCCGCGCTTTTTGGTTATATTTCTTCCGTTATGAATCAACGCGCCGCACTTGTTGCTATCGGAGTGCTTCTCATTATCGGTTTTCTACTTCTCCAACGAGTTCAAGAAGAACCGTATGCGAAGGAACTCTCGCTTTCATAA
- the nusB gene encoding transcription antitermination factor NusB: protein MAAIRRRILREKVMQVLYASEISKEPLSLILDQQLTDIHPKPNEIKFIKELCQAVVQHEMELDQLIKSKVQHWEFDRLALLDRIVMRMALGELLYFPDIPPKVSLNEAIELAKVYSTPNSGTFINGVLDAIHHELIDSGTILKSGRGLVEQTLHTHEEEEQQPIGDA from the coding sequence ATGGCAGCAATCAGAAGAAGAATCCTCAGGGAAAAAGTAATGCAGGTGTTGTATGCATCTGAAATTTCGAAAGAACCGCTTTCGCTTATTTTAGACCAACAACTCACAGACATTCATCCAAAACCGAATGAAATAAAATTTATCAAAGAATTGTGTCAGGCAGTCGTGCAACACGAAATGGAACTTGACCAACTTATCAAATCAAAAGTTCAACATTGGGAGTTCGACCGGCTCGCACTTCTTGACCGCATCGTCATGCGGATGGCGCTCGGTGAGTTACTCTACTTTCCTGATATTCCTCCGAAAGTTTCTCTCAATGAAGCAATTGAACTTGCGAAAGTGTATAGCACACCGAATAGCGGAACATTCATCAACGGAGTGCTGGATGCGATTCATCATGAGTTGATTGATTCGGGCACTATCTTGAAATCAGGAAGAGGACTTGTCGAGCAGACGCTTCACACTCACGAGGAAGAAGAGCAACAACCAATCGGAGATGCATGA
- a CDS encoding Glu/Leu/Phe/Val dehydrogenase — MSVFSEITQYGHEQVVFCSDTKAGLKAIIAIHNTTLGPSLGGTRMWNYATDEHALTDALRLSRGMTYKAAVSGLNLGGGKAVIIGNPNTDKTTQLFRAYGKFVDSLNGKYITAEDVGTNVHDMEIVHQETNHVTGIDQAFKDSGDPSPLTALGVYYGIKACMKETTGNDSLSGKTVAVQGAGNVANALCEFLAKEGAKIFITDIYEHKAQSIVARTNATLVKPDEIIEMDADVFCPCALGAILNDHSITQLKAKIVAGAANNQLADEQTHGMKLLERGILYAPDYVINAGGLISVANQLDGNTYEQAKKQIEGIYETLRNIFRISHEKQLPTFQAANHLAEERLAQGRNRAKGKLTYSGNNVVAHIA; from the coding sequence ATGTCGGTCTTTTCTGAAATCACTCAATACGGTCACGAGCAAGTCGTTTTTTGTTCTGATACAAAAGCGGGATTGAAAGCGATTATTGCCATTCATAACACGACGCTTGGTCCATCGCTTGGCGGAACGCGCATGTGGAACTATGCAACCGATGAACACGCACTCACCGACGCGCTCCGGCTTTCACGCGGGATGACGTACAAAGCCGCAGTCTCCGGTTTGAATTTAGGAGGCGGCAAGGCGGTCATAATCGGCAATCCGAACACGGATAAAACAACGCAACTGTTCCGTGCTTACGGAAAGTTTGTTGATTCGCTCAATGGAAAATACATCACAGCAGAAGATGTCGGGACGAATGTGCATGACATGGAAATTGTGCATCAGGAAACGAACCATGTCACCGGAATTGATCAGGCATTCAAAGATAGCGGAGACCCTTCGCCGTTGACCGCGCTTGGTGTCTATTACGGAATTAAAGCGTGCATGAAAGAAACGACCGGGAACGATTCGCTTTCGGGGAAGACCGTTGCCGTTCAAGGTGCGGGAAATGTTGCAAACGCACTGTGTGAATTTCTTGCAAAAGAAGGGGCGAAGATTTTTATCACAGACATTTATGAACACAAAGCGCAGTCCATCGTGGCGAGAACGAATGCGACGCTTGTCAAGCCGGATGAAATTATTGAGATGGATGCGGATGTGTTTTGTCCCTGTGCGCTCGGAGCGATTCTCAACGACCATTCTATCACTCAGTTGAAAGCAAAAATTGTCGCGGGCGCCGCCAACAATCAACTTGCCGATGAACAAACGCACGGAATGAAACTGCTCGAACGAGGAATTCTCTACGCTCCTGATTACGTCATCAATGCGGGGGGACTTATCAGCGTTGCGAACCAACTCGACGGCAACACGTACGAGCAGGCAAAGAAACAAATCGAAGGGATCTACGAAACACTTCGGAACATCTTCAGAATATCACACGAGAAGCAACTGCCGACATTTCAGGCTGCAAATCATTTGGCAGAAGAACGACTTGCACAGGGACGAAACAGAGCAAAAGGGAAATTGACATACTCAGGAAATAATGTAGTTGCGCATATTGCGTAA
- a CDS encoding T9SS type A sorting domain-containing protein, with product MKRYLGIIFLLMVAMTQVFPQTSQCIFQGSVTIHPEIFPNPCSTEPPVIQLLIHDGDSSRTASFSPETQMYGVSAFSWDGFNDSDVVQFRILYNCDTLIARTSGEAAIFIGTPSPQPPEPREVNLTINRRPYFTEFVSDTTLEDFPYQRQIVAHDLDNDAVTFSLVGAPSWLSIDEETGFIHGTPGASDVGSHQITVEVNDGYYRGMNQMTYTLYVLATNHAPSAFHLLTPTMFDTLEYHPSDNVHFSWSRAHDSDVGDIVGYEVVIVNLNFDTLRFSTTDTFKTVAMTQFQQWMAYGWSVFASDGIETVAASDTFFFFMVDFNDVKEMPGIPTTFALKQNYPNPFNPSTNFEFRIANFGLVMLKVYDVFGREVAELVNETMHPGNYHVTWDAQSLAGGMYFATLRVNNFTETRKVVLVK from the coding sequence ATGAAAAGATACTTAGGAATTATTTTCTTGTTGATGGTTGCAATGACTCAGGTCTTTCCGCAAACATCGCAATGTATATTTCAGGGGAGCGTGACGATTCACCCTGAAATATTTCCCAATCCCTGCTCAACTGAACCGCCGGTCATTCAATTGCTTATTCACGACGGCGATTCGAGTCGTACGGCATCGTTCAGTCCGGAAACGCAAATGTATGGTGTGAGTGCATTCTCTTGGGATGGATTCAATGACAGCGATGTTGTGCAATTCAGAATTTTGTACAACTGTGATACGCTGATTGCAAGAACGAGCGGTGAAGCGGCAATCTTTATCGGAACGCCTTCGCCACAACCGCCTGAACCACGAGAAGTAAATCTCACTATCAATCGCCGACCGTATTTCACTGAATTTGTCAGCGATACGACATTGGAAGATTTCCCGTATCAACGTCAAATCGTAGCACACGATTTGGACAACGATGCAGTAACATTTTCTCTTGTCGGTGCGCCATCGTGGCTTTCTATTGATGAAGAAACCGGTTTCATTCATGGAACTCCCGGAGCGTCAGATGTCGGTTCGCACCAAATTACTGTTGAAGTAAACGACGGCTATTATCGCGGTATGAATCAGATGACATACACGCTGTATGTACTTGCGACGAACCATGCACCGTCTGCATTCCACCTTCTGACACCAACGATGTTTGATACGCTTGAATATCATCCGTCTGATAATGTTCATTTCTCCTGGAGTCGCGCTCACGATTCTGATGTAGGCGATATTGTCGGTTACGAAGTTGTCATTGTGAATTTGAACTTTGATACGTTGCGGTTTTCAACGACCGACACATTCAAGACCGTTGCAATGACGCAATTCCAACAATGGATGGCGTACGGATGGAGCGTGTTTGCATCGGATGGCATTGAAACGGTTGCCGCTTCCGATACGTTCTTTTTCTTCATGGTTGATTTCAATGATGTGAAAGAAATGCCCGGAATTCCGACGACGTTTGCGCTCAAACAGAATTATCCGAATCCCTTCAACCCGAGCACGAATTTCGAATTTCGGATTGCCAATTTCGGATTGGTGATGTTGAAGGTGTATGATGTTTTCGGAAGGGAAGTTGCTGAGTTAGTGAATGAAACGATGCATCCCGGAAATTATCATGTAACATGGGATGCACAATCGCTTGCCGGCGGAATGTACTTTGCTACGTTGCGGGTGAATAATTTTACTGAGACGAGGAAGGTAGTGTTGGTGAAGTAA